A stretch of the Polyangiaceae bacterium genome encodes the following:
- a CDS encoding serine/threonine protein kinase, which translates to MAFEIRAGAVLAGKLCLLYPLGQGGMGVVWAARHEGLDTEVAVKLIRPERVAADPALIARFELEARATARIAHPNVVQVMDFGTLDGTVPYIVMELLEGFSLAELLESGGRLSFATTVLLVQQVGGALASAHERGVVHRDIKPHNVFIVQKRPDDPLLVKVLDFGIAKLVGDSQVPGASHSLTETGTIVGSPPYMS; encoded by the coding sequence GTGGCCTTCGAGATCCGCGCCGGCGCCGTCCTCGCGGGCAAGCTCTGCCTGCTCTACCCGCTCGGGCAGGGCGGCATGGGCGTGGTCTGGGCCGCGCGCCACGAGGGGCTCGACACCGAGGTCGCGGTGAAGCTGATCCGTCCCGAGCGGGTGGCGGCCGATCCGGCGCTGATCGCGCGCTTCGAGCTGGAAGCGCGGGCCACGGCACGCATCGCGCACCCCAACGTGGTGCAGGTGATGGACTTCGGCACTCTCGACGGCACGGTGCCGTACATCGTGATGGAGCTCCTCGAGGGCTTCTCGCTGGCGGAGTTGCTCGAGAGCGGCGGCCGGCTCAGCTTCGCGACCACCGTGCTCCTGGTGCAGCAGGTGGGCGGTGCCCTGGCCAGCGCCCACGAGCGCGGCGTCGTCCACCGCGACATCAAACCGCACAACGTGTTCATCGTGCAGAAGCGCCCGGACGACCCGCTCCTGGTGAAGGTGCTGGATTTCGGCATCGCCAAGCTGGTCGGTGACTCGCAGGTGCCGGGCGCCAGTCACTCCCTCACCGAGACCGGCACCATCGTGGGCTCCCCGCCCTACATGAGCTGA
- a CDS encoding SUMF1/EgtB/PvdO family nonheme iron enzyme, with the protein MRSTTDVGRLAAGAFLLFAGACSDGEEKASGSGGAPCVLDAGPDADPCDGDGDGHRAAACGGDDCDDANKDVHPGAIDVCDGDDNDCDGAADQDDACDCAEPPPKPGLPFTDRVCLKGGWFWMGMGLTDPHAHEYAYVASPIHQVFVSPIHMDRYEVTNRRYIACLDAGICTLQNLAGTSKTWDRAEHETPEQLDRPFLGGSAKNGGEYCKWAGGRLPTEAEWERAAAGLGDKPRPYPSGMTLPTCAEEVLFACGVPSPGGEFRLADRVGTKKSNPDGLFDLGGNASEWVADLWFDDAYSACVAPCKNPCVGCSTGKNMWDDDGHGSRGLDAGSSSAKEVFYRAQFRDRVSQDHASHDIFNQGFRCAYPVASKR; encoded by the coding sequence ATGCGATCAACTACTGATGTCGGCCGGCTCGCGGCCGGCGCATTCCTGCTCTTTGCAGGCGCGTGCAGCGACGGCGAGGAAAAGGCGTCCGGGAGCGGTGGCGCGCCCTGCGTGCTCGACGCCGGCCCGGATGCCGATCCGTGCGACGGGGACGGCGACGGCCACCGCGCGGCGGCTTGCGGCGGCGACGATTGCGACGACGCGAACAAGGACGTCCATCCAGGCGCCATCGACGTCTGCGACGGTGACGACAACGACTGCGACGGCGCCGCCGACCAAGACGACGCCTGCGATTGTGCGGAGCCGCCACCGAAGCCGGGGCTGCCGTTCACCGACCGCGTGTGCCTGAAGGGGGGTTGGTTCTGGATGGGGATGGGACTGACGGATCCCCATGCGCATGAATACGCGTATGTCGCGAGTCCGATCCATCAGGTGTTTGTCTCGCCGATCCACATGGATCGCTACGAGGTCACGAACCGCCGCTACATCGCCTGCCTTGACGCGGGAATCTGCACGCTCCAGAACCTGGCCGGCACCTCCAAGACGTGGGATCGTGCCGAGCACGAGACGCCCGAGCAGCTCGATCGTCCCTTCCTTGGCGGCAGCGCCAAGAACGGCGGCGAATACTGCAAGTGGGCTGGTGGTCGACTGCCCACAGAGGCAGAGTGGGAGCGAGCCGCCGCGGGTCTCGGGGACAAGCCGCGACCCTACCCGAGCGGGATGACGCTGCCGACGTGCGCGGAGGAAGTGCTGTTCGCGTGCGGCGTTCCATCGCCCGGAGGCGAATTTCGCCTCGCCGACCGCGTCGGCACGAAGAAATCGAACCCCGACGGGCTATTCGACCTCGGAGGCAACGCGAGTGAGTGGGTGGCCGACCTGTGGTTTGATGATGCCTACTCCGCATGCGTGGCGCCCTGCAAGAACCCGTGCGTCGGATGTTCCACCGGGAAGAACATGTGGGATGACGACGGGCACGGGTCGCGCGGCCTGGATGCTGGCTCCAGCTCCGCGAAGGAAGTGTTCTACCGCGCTCAGTTCCGCGACCGGGTGAGCCAAGATCACGCCTCTCACGACATTTTCAACCAGGGCTTTCGCTGCGCGTACCCCGTCGCGTCGAAGCGGTGA
- a CDS encoding transposase: MLYQTVAEHWPAFLERAEEHGGLPRFVVKEFEEYLRCGRLEHGCLHLVCRECGYSELVAFSCKQRGFCPSCLGRRMADTAVHLEQSVLPRVPIRHWICSLPWGLRALLGYDRKLCAEVVSAFMAEVDRSLRWRAKRQLGLASVADAHTGGVAAVQRTDSALRLNVHFHSLVLDGVYVHENDDPRSPLEFRELDTPTRTDIAEVAARTAARVEKLLRAHGKSLDPELVEDTPPELALDEPGLAACYAAAAQGLSVSGDRAGQPPLRLIASPDPPARPRAVDATDQPIAEVRGINIHAVQVVDGRDRRRVERLCKYITRPPVAQDRLERRADGKLELTFKKVWRDGTRALVFEPADLIPRLVAAVPPPRFHLLRYFGVLSSHSSRRRLVVPTPALDDATANKPPPARGDQLELIGDTDDAPAPRKRWAWLLAHVFAADVETCPRCSGPMRWAEVANTRAQITRLLAEHGLGPRAPPATRVGVSVPEQLMLGFGKE; encoded by the coding sequence GTGCTCTACCAGACGGTGGCGGAGCACTGGCCGGCGTTCCTCGAGCGCGCGGAGGAGCACGGCGGACTGCCGCGCTTCGTGGTGAAGGAGTTCGAGGAGTACCTTCGCTGCGGGCGTCTCGAGCACGGGTGTCTGCATCTGGTCTGTCGCGAGTGCGGCTACTCCGAGCTCGTCGCCTTCTCCTGCAAACAGCGCGGATTCTGCCCCTCCTGCCTCGGTCGGCGGATGGCGGACACCGCCGTCCACTTGGAGCAGAGCGTCCTGCCGCGCGTGCCCATTCGCCATTGGATCTGCTCACTGCCCTGGGGACTGCGAGCCTTGCTCGGCTACGACCGGAAGCTCTGCGCCGAGGTGGTGAGCGCGTTCATGGCAGAGGTGGACCGCTCACTGCGCTGGCGAGCGAAGCGCCAGCTCGGGCTAGCGAGCGTCGCAGACGCGCACACGGGCGGCGTGGCCGCGGTGCAGAGGACGGACAGCGCGCTGCGCCTGAACGTCCACTTCCACTCGCTGGTGCTCGACGGCGTTTACGTTCACGAGAACGACGACCCGCGCTCGCCGCTCGAGTTTCGCGAGCTCGACACGCCCACGCGAACCGACATCGCCGAGGTGGCCGCGCGCACCGCCGCTCGCGTCGAGAAGCTCCTCCGAGCGCACGGCAAGAGCCTCGACCCCGAGCTCGTCGAGGACACGCCACCAGAGCTCGCCCTCGACGAGCCTGGCCTGGCCGCCTGCTACGCCGCCGCCGCGCAGGGCCTCTCCGTGAGCGGCGACCGCGCTGGCCAGCCGCCGCTTCGCCTCATCGCCTCGCCCGACCCACCCGCGCGCCCCCGCGCCGTCGATGCGACCGACCAGCCCATCGCAGAGGTGCGCGGTATCAACATCCACGCCGTGCAGGTCGTGGACGGGCGGGACCGCCGTCGCGTGGAGCGGCTCTGCAAGTACATCACGCGCCCCCCCGTCGCGCAGGACCGCCTCGAGCGCCGCGCGGACGGCAAGCTCGAGCTGACGTTCAAGAAGGTGTGGCGCGACGGCACGCGAGCGCTCGTGTTCGAGCCAGCTGACCTCATCCCGCGGCTCGTCGCTGCTGTGCCCCCGCCGCGATTCCACTTGCTCCGGTACTTCGGCGTACTCTCGAGCCACTCCTCGCGCCGGCGTCTCGTCGTGCCCACGCCCGCGCTCGACGACGCGACCGCGAACAAGCCCCCGCCTGCTCGCGGCGATCAGCTCGAGCTGATCGGCGACACGGACGACGCGCCCGCACCCCGAAAGCGGTGGGCCTGGCTCCTCGCTCACGTCTTCGCCGCCGACGTGGAGACCTGCCCGCGCTGCTCGGGGCCCATGCGCTGGGCCGAGGTCGCCAACACCCGCGCCCAGATCACCCGCCTGCTCGCGGAGCATGGCCTCGGCCCGAGGGCCCCGCCTGCGACCCGTGTCGGCGTTAGCGTGCCCGAGCAGTTGATGTTGGGGTTCGGGAAGGAGTGA